A genome region from Nitrospirota bacterium includes the following:
- a CDS encoding ShlB/FhaC/HecB family hemolysin secretion/activation protein, with amino-acid sequence MDLKTKASSAGLRSGRRDFRVRVRRIPGEIEHARLCGFLLSLGAAALLAWSDIAPAQVRPDAGQILQQQTKEPAKEPPRPADVLPRSDVYRPALGAPGLKLTPKRFRITGNTVFTEEELLSAVRDFVGKELDINGLNDAATAVRSYYRQRGYFLAQAYLPRQEIRDGVVEIAVIEGRIGKLEVNVKEGTRISEALIRSVLEAHLKEGELITETGLEKPLLLVNDLPNAIVTSEIRPSKTVGAADLKVNVEQAPDIVNGFVDFDNAGSRFTGEYRLGVTMNVNTPMNLGDQFTLRAFATEERFLLRRLAYTLPVGPWGTRIGVSYLDFDYRIGKDFSTPADQGGQGDLKAHGYGAATSVFAFHPFIRTRNINLIAQFAIEDKRLFDRVDAFNDVTDTYIYNTKLGFVGDFRDRFLGGGLNSFSWTATEGSVDIRPEAKRVADQSPVGRKTLGRYAKYNYEFRRLQRIDDNSSLLLALVGQSASKNLASAERFSLGGASGVRAYPVGEATGDDGYVFTAEYRYLVPGLKIRGGDLTLSGFYDFGHVRIEKDFVTGDQQANGRNERNLAGAGVGLSLGRDGDFLLRAVAAWRLENEAPTADRVKRIPRIWFQAVRWF; translated from the coding sequence TTGGATCTGAAAACAAAAGCATCCTCTGCCGGGTTGCGGAGTGGGCGGCGTGATTTTCGCGTCCGCGTGCGGCGCATACCCGGAGAAATCGAACACGCTCGTCTTTGTGGATTTCTGCTTTCGCTTGGGGCGGCGGCGCTGCTTGCGTGGAGCGATATCGCGCCCGCCCAGGTGCGCCCGGATGCCGGGCAGATCCTCCAGCAACAAACCAAGGAACCGGCCAAGGAGCCGCCTCGGCCAGCCGATGTTCTTCCGCGCAGCGACGTATATCGGCCCGCGCTCGGTGCGCCGGGGCTGAAGCTCACCCCGAAGCGCTTCCGCATCACCGGCAACACCGTCTTCACCGAGGAAGAACTCCTCTCCGCGGTGCGCGATTTCGTCGGCAAGGAACTCGACATCAACGGCCTGAACGACGCCGCCACCGCGGTGCGTTCGTACTATCGCCAGCGCGGCTACTTCCTCGCGCAGGCGTACCTGCCGCGCCAGGAGATCCGAGACGGCGTGGTCGAGATCGCGGTGATCGAGGGCCGCATCGGCAAGCTCGAGGTGAACGTCAAGGAAGGCACGCGCATCTCCGAAGCGCTGATCCGGTCGGTCCTCGAAGCGCATCTCAAGGAAGGCGAGCTGATCACAGAGACCGGGCTGGAGAAGCCGCTGCTCCTCGTTAACGACCTGCCGAACGCGATCGTCACCTCCGAGATCCGCCCGAGCAAGACCGTGGGCGCCGCCGACCTCAAGGTCAACGTCGAGCAGGCGCCGGACATCGTCAACGGTTTTGTGGACTTCGACAACGCCGGCAGCCGGTTCACCGGGGAGTATCGGCTCGGCGTCACGATGAACGTGAACACGCCGATGAACCTCGGCGACCAGTTCACGCTGCGCGCCTTCGCCACCGAGGAGCGCTTTCTGCTCCGGCGCCTTGCCTATACGCTGCCCGTCGGTCCGTGGGGCACGCGCATCGGCGTGAGCTACCTCGACTTTGACTATCGCATCGGCAAGGACTTCTCCACGCCCGCCGACCAGGGCGGGCAGGGCGACCTCAAGGCGCACGGCTACGGGGCGGCCACCAGCGTGTTCGCGTTCCACCCGTTCATCCGCACGCGCAACATAAACCTGATCGCTCAGTTCGCGATCGAGGACAAGCGCCTGTTCGACCGGGTGGACGCGTTCAACGACGTCACCGACACCTACATCTACAACACCAAGCTCGGCTTCGTCGGCGACTTCCGCGACCGGTTCCTCGGCGGCGGACTGAACTCCTTTTCCTGGACGGCGACCGAGGGCAGCGTGGACATCCGGCCGGAGGCGAAGCGCGTCGCCGACCAGAGCCCGGTGGGGCGCAAGACGCTCGGGCGGTACGCCAAGTACAACTACGAATTCCGGCGCCTGCAGCGCATTGACGACAACTCCAGCCTGCTGCTTGCGCTGGTGGGCCAGTCGGCGTCCAAGAACCTCGCCTCGGCAGAGCGCTTCAGTCTTGGCGGCGCCTCGGGCGTGCGCGCCTACCCGGTCGGCGAGGCCACGGGCGATGACGGCTACGTCTTCACCGCCGAGTACCGCTACCTGGTTCCGGGCCTCAAGATCCGGGGGGGCGACCTCACCCTGTCCGGCTTCTACGATTTCGGCCACGTGCGCATCGAAAAGGATTTCGTCACCGGCGACCAGCAGGCGAACGGCCGCAACGAGCGCAATCTGGCTGGAGCCGGCGTCGGCCTGTCGCTCGGAAGAGACGGCGATTTTCTCCTGCGCGCCGTTGCTGCCTGGCGGCTGGAGAACGAGGCACCGACGGCCGACCGGGTCAAGCGCATCCCGCGCATATGGTTCCAGGCCGTGAGATGGTTCTGA